Proteins from a genomic interval of Diprion similis isolate iyDipSimi1 chromosome 10, iyDipSimi1.1, whole genome shotgun sequence:
- the LOC124410820 gene encoding UDP-glucosyltransferase 2-like has protein sequence MTGFVADGANILAIFPYQGRSHNIMFEPLMIGLARAGHSVDVVSHFPLKKPVAGFNHISLEGTLHSYVNNMSVGFLLEVEQTFTSIHFLSEHEPKSLCGLMRLPQLQDVLNTDKKYDLMITEIMGTNCYLAVAHKLKLPVVGLVTNVMYSWVYPPVFGDTHPSFIPSQLTKFTNEMNFFERVQNLIIHLYSQYLFFYYDRTVSDPLARKYVEGVPPLNDIYNNISLVITNSHFSIHGVHPGNPAVVEAAGLHIDESQILSEELDSYLNSSKDGVIYFSMGTMVRSDTFSPEKLHAIYESFSELPNYKVLWKGNLDSLPKPLPYNVKVVSWAPQYAVLRHPKVKAFVTHGGLMGTQEAIHAGVPMIGIPFFSDQKFNVMGYAHRGFAVYLDYLKISKESFSEALAEVLTNPMYQSNAAQFSRLFKDRPLSPMDEAIFWVEYVIRNGGEPLKSSGRHLYWFQYYLIDVILFLLIITSLVIVVLFTFVRRALRIITRTKISSDPIKQKTL, from the exons ATGAC TGGCTTCGTGGCCGATGGGGCGAATATTCTGGCAATATTTCCATACCAGGGCAGAAGCCACAACATAATGTTCGAGCCCCTGATGATCGGTTTGGCGAGAGCTGGTCACTCGGTCGACGTTGTGAGTCACTTTCCGCTGAAGAAGCCGGTGGCAGGGTTCAACCATATAAGCCTGGAGGGAACGCTACACTCCTACGTCAACAACATGAGCGTGGGGTTTCTGTTGGAAGTAGAGCAGACCTTTACCAGCATCCATTTTCTTTCCGAGCATGAACCCAAAAGCTTGTGTGGCCTAATGAGACTGCCCCAGCTGCAGGATGTTCTCAACACTGACAAAAAGTACGACCTAATGATCACCGAGATTATGGGAACGAACTGTTACCTGGCTGTGGCTCACAAGCTGAAGCTTCCGGTCGTTGGTCTTGTCACCAACGTCATGTACTCCTGGGTTTATCCTCCGGTCTTCGGCGACACTCATCCGAGCTTCATTCCGTCCCAGTTGACAAAGTTCACGAACGAGATGAACTTCTTCGAACGCGTGCAGAATCTCATAATCCACTTGTACTCACAGTACCTGTTCTTCTACTATGACAGAACCGTGTCCGACCCACTTGCAAGAAAGTACGTCGAGGGCGTTCCGCCCCTGAATGATATCTACAATAACATCAGTCTGGTGATAACCAATAGCCACTTTAGCATCCACGGTGTCCATCCAGGGAATCCCGCTGTTGTTGAAGCGGCAGGTCTTCATATAGATGAGAGCCAAATATTGTCTGAG GAACTGGATTCTTATCTCAATTCATCGAAAGATGGAGTCATTTACTTCAGCATGGGTACAATGGTCAGGTCAGACACATTCTCGCCCGAGAAGTTACATGCGATCTACGAAAGTTTCTCTGAACTTCCGAATTACAAGGTACTTTGGAAGGGTAACTTGGATAGCTTACCAAAGCCGTTGCCGTACAACGTTAAAGTAGTTTCATGGGCACCGCAGTACGCTGTTCTCA ggCACCCAAAAGTCAAGGCATTTGTAACGCACGGAGGTTTGATGGGAACTCAGGAGGCGATACACGCCGGAGTTCCAATGATTGGAATCCCGTTTTTTTCAGATCAGAAATTCAACGTAATGGGATACGCGCATAGGGGTTTCGCAGTTTATCTTGACTACCTGAAAATCAGTAAGGAGAGTTTTTCGGAGGCACTTGCCGAAGTACTGACGAACCCCATGTACCAATCAAACGCTGCACAATTTTCAAGACTGTTCAAAGATCGGCCGCTTTCGCCCATGGACGAGGCCATCTTCTGGGTTGAATACGTAATTCGGAACGGAGGTGAACCGCTCAAATCTTCAGGCCGTCATCTCTATTGGTTCCAGTACTACTTAATAGACGTTATTTTATTCCTACTCATTATAACCTCACTCGTCATTGTTGTTCTGTTTACCTTTGTCAGAAGAGCGTTGCGAATAATTACTCGTACAAAAATATCTTCTGATCCAATTAAACAAAAGActttgtaa
- the LOC124410819 gene encoding UDP-glucosyltransferase 2-like: MDFRTIFLFLVTGYVADCSRILAIFPYQGRSHNIMFEPLMIGLARAGHSVDVVSHFPPKKQVAGFNHINLEGTLHSYVNNVTVKLARQASGVYETLKFLSQREPESLCNLMRLPQLQNVINSDKKYDILITEILGSNCYLAVAHKMKIPFVGMVTNVMYSWAIDPVYGDANPSFIPSQLSTFTNEMSFFERVENLIIHVYSKFLFSYFDKTVSDPLAKKYFKDVPPLSDIYNNMSLVLVNSHFSIHGVRPETPAIVEVAGLHIDETQVLSEELETYLNSSKDGVVYFSMGTMVRSDSFTVERILAIYESFSELKNYKVLWKGNMEDMPKPLPSNVKIVSWAPQYAVLRHPKVKAFVTHGGLMGTQEAIQAGVPMIGIPFFSDQTFNIMGYVQKGFAVHIDYDNINKASFSKALREVLLDPKYQSNAARYSKLFRDRPLSAMDEAIFWIEYVIRNGGEPLRSSGRHLNWFQYYLIDVSLFLLVITILATIVVFTFVKKVLCLIAREQSCENHVKDKSS, from the exons ATGGACTTTCGTACCATATTCTTGTTTCTGGTCACCGGATACGTCGCAGATTGCTCAAGGATTCTGGCAATATTTCCGTACCAAGGTCGAAGCCACAACATAATGTTCGAGCCTCTGATGATCGGTCTGGCACGTGCAGGTCACTCAGTTGACGTAGTTAGTCATTTTCCGCCAAAAAAGCAAGTGGCAGGTTTCAACCACATTAATCTAGAAGGCACATTGCACTCCTACGTCAATAATGTAACCGTAAAACTTGCACGACAAGCGAGTGGAGTGTACGAgactttgaaatttctttcccaACGAGAACCCGAAAGTCTTTGCAACCTGATGCGATTGCCGCAACTGCAGAATGTCATCAATTCAGACAAGAAGTATGACATCCTGATCACCGAGATACTAGGGTCAAACTGTTACCTTGCTGTGGCTCACAAAATGAAGATTCCATTCGTTGGAATGGTCACCAATGTCATGTATTCCTGGGCTATCGATCCTGTTTACGGTGACGCGAATCCAAGTTTCATTCCGTCACAGCTGTCTACTTTCACAAACGAGATGAGCTTCTTTGAACGCGTGGAGAATCTTATAATTCACGTTTATTCCAAGTTTCTCTTCTCATATTTCGACAAAACTGTGTCTGATCCACTCGCTAAAAAGTACTTCAAGGATGTTCCACCATTGAGTGATATCTACAATAACATGAGTCTGGTATTAGTGAACAGTCATTTTAGTATCCACGGTGTCCGTCCAGAGACCCCGGCCATCGTTGAAGTAGCAGGTCTACACATCGACGAAACCCAAGTGCTTTCAGAG GAATTGGAGACGTATTTGAATTCCTCCAAGGATGGAGTGGTGTACTTCAGTATGGGCACAATGGTGCGGTCTGACTCATTCACAGTGGAAAGGATATTAGCAATATATGAAAGTTtttcagaattgaaaaattacaaagtatTATGGAAGGGTAACATGGAGGATATGCCGAAGCCATTACCGTCGAATGTCAAGATAGTTTCATGGGCACCGCAGTACGCAGTACtcc GTCATCCAAAGGTAAAGGCATTCGTGACGCATGGAGGTTTGATGGGGACCCAGGAGGCAATACAGGCTGGAGTTCCAATGATTGGGATCCCGTTTTTCTCTGACCAGACGTTTAACATAATGGGATACGTGCAGAAAGGCTTCGCTGTTCACATTGACTACGACAATATAAACAAAGCGAGTTTTTCCAAGGCCTTAAGAGAAGTACTGTTGGACCCAAAGTACCAATCTAATGCAGCACGTTACTCAAAACTGTTCAGAGACCGTCCTCTATCGGCGATGGATGAGGCCATTTTTTGGATTGAATACGTAATTCGTAACGGAGGCGAGCCACTCAGATCCTCGGGTCGTCATCTTAACTGGTTTCAGTATTACTTGATAGACGTGAGTCTATTTCTATTGGTTATAACAATCCTTGCCACGATCGTCGTATTCACCTTCGTAAAAAAAGTACTCTGTCTTATTGCTCGCGAACAAAGTTGTGAGAATCATGTTAAAGATAAATCTTCCTAG
- the LOC124410817 gene encoding UDP-glucosyltransferase 2-like yields the protein MNLGTIFVFLVIGCVADCSRILAIFPYQGQSHHIMFEPLMIGLARAGHSVDVVSHYPPKKSVARYNHISLKGTLHNYVNNVTAGSASIHGRVYHLMNFLSNHEAKVLCGLMRLPQLQKVVNADTKYDVMITEILGSNCYLAMAHKMKIPFIGIVTNVVFPWVIDPVFGDANPSFIPSQLSTFTNEMNFFERVENLMIYLYSRFLFYYWDSTVSNPLARKYFDDLPPLNDIYYNISLVLANSHFSIHGVRPGTQAIVEVAGLHIDESQVLSEELESFLNSSKEGVVYFSMGTLVRSDTFPEKKLLAMYESFSELTDYKVLWKGNLKDMPKPLPSNVKIVSWVPQYAILRHPKVKAFVTHGGAMGIQEAIHAGVPMIGIPFFSDQSFNVMGYVQRGFGVHLSYHDISKVSFSEALREVLWNPKYQSNAARYSRLFRDRPLSPMDEAIFWIEYVIRNGGEPLRSSARHLNWFQYYLIDVILFLLAITILVIAVVFTFVKIVLRIIVCKQTCDLPVKDKYS from the exons ATGAACCTTGGTACCATATTCGTTTTCCTGGTCATTGGGTGCGTCGCAGATTGCTCAAGGATCCTTGCAATATTTCCGTACCAAGGTCAAAGTCACCACATAATGTTCGAGCCTCTGATGATCGGTCTGGCACGCGCCGGTCACTCCGTTGACGTTGTCAGTCATTATCCTCCGAAGAAATCAGTGGCACGATATAACCACATAAGCCTGAAAGGAACGCTGCACAATTATGTAAACAACGTAACCGCAGGCAGTGCTTCAATCCACGGTAGAGTCTATCACCTGATGAACTTCCTTTCCAATCATGAAGCCAAAGTTCTCTGCGGTCTGATGCGATTGCCACAGCTACAGAAAGTCGTCAATGCAGATACCAAATATGACGTCATGATCACCGAGATACTAGGATCAAACTGCTACCTTGCTATGGctcacaaaatgaaaattccgtTTATCGGAATAGTCACTAATGTGGTTTTTCCCTGGGTTATTGATCCGGTCTTCGGTGACGCGAATCCCAGTTTTATTCCATCACAGCTGTCGACTTTCACAAACGAGATGAACTTCTTTGAACGCGTGGAGAATCTTATGATTTACTTGTACTCGAGGTTTCTCTTCTATTATTGGGACTCAACTGTATCTAATCCATTGGCTAGAAAGTATTTCGACGATCTTCCACCCCTGAACGACATCTACTACAACATCAGTTTGGTGCTGGCCAATAGCCATTTCAGTATTCACGGTGTCCGTCCTGGGACTCAAGCCATCGTTGAAGTGGCAGGTCTCCACATCGACGAAAGCCAAGTGCTTTCAGAG GAATTGGAAAGCTTTTTAAATTCCTCCAAAGAAGGGGTCGTGTACTTCAGCATGGGGACGTTAGTGAGGTCAGACACGTTTCCGGAGAAAAAGCTACTAGCGATGTACGAAAGTTTTTCGGAACTTACAGATTACAAAGTGCTGTGGAAAGGTAACCTGAAGGACATGCCGAAGCCGCTACCGTCTAACGTAAAAATAGTTTCATGGGTGCCGCAGTACGCAATTCTCC GTCATCCAAAAGTAAAGGCTTTCGTAACACACGGAGGTGCGATGGGAATCCAGGAGGCGATACACGCCGGAGTTCCAATGATTGGGATTCCTTTCTTCTCTGACCAGTCATTTAACGTGATGGGATACGTGCAGAGAGGTTTTGGCGTTCACCTTAGCTACCATGATATAAGCAAAGTAAGCTTCTCCGAGGCCTTGCGTGAGGTGTTGTGGAACCCAAAGTATCAATCGAACGCAGCCCGATACTCAAGATTGTTCAGGGACCGTCCCCTGTCGCCAATGGACGAGGCAATTTTCTGGATCGAATACGTAATTCGTAACGGAGGCGAGCCGCTGAGATCCTCGGCTCGTCATCTCAACTGGTTCCAGTATTACTTAATAGATGtgattc